In Citrus sinensis cultivar Valencia sweet orange chromosome 3, DVS_A1.0, whole genome shotgun sequence, the sequence AGGAAAGATGGgggttttaattaaaatttatcctcttttctttgaattctttaatttagataaaaagaTGCCCATCACTCAATCAAATTTACCTTCATGATACACACAAGAGGACTCAAacaataaatctcaaaatttaggCAAGGACATGATCATCACTCAATTAATGAGTGGCTTGCAACCAGGTGTAGGTAGGGGACCTCGGCCATcctaagtttaaaaaaaaaaataagggatGAAGTTGAAACTATACTAAATTTTTGGCTTATTTTTATGCTtgctcttttaaaaatttttgttacaacttattaatttttatatgttataaCCAATTTAAGTTTATGGATTCATCATTTTGGAACCCTCGAACCAAAATCTTGTTTTTGCCCTTAACTTGCAAATACATATAGGGTTATGATCTCTTGGATGGAGGCGCATCATCTTTAGCATGCTTAACTACGGAGTTCTGAAGTAAATATGGACATATTATTCTGAAAATCAATTAGTGATCAAAGAATGGACATCAAACTATTTAACTCCATCCCTCTATAGTCTTAAGGGTGATTACTGACCCCCCATTAGGCCAACACAATAGAATGACTTGcatattttgagttaaatttatgaaagttaattcatcttaatctaaattttacctttttaactttaaatatCTAACGATTGATAAACACAACTGTTGATTGTATTGAATGAGATAGACAAGCATTTAGGCAATAGTTAAGCTTATCATACCCCTTTAAAATCCTTATAAAATCCCATTTTTGTAAACGTAGTTCTATTACTAgttgaaattatataaaaggaaaaattgaattaaatcaaattaaattaaaatgtcttTAAACCCAAATATGAAGCctatctttatattttaatacttgatataattaatttttataaactcGAAATTATTTTGAACTGATGAGGAAATAAATTATCTAATGATCGAttcttattatgaaaaaatatagtgtaaaatttaattaatttattctagacgatatttgaatataatgaaattgaaaactCTATTGGATCTTTTGCCCTTTTCTATTATTGTGATTACGAAGAGCAATAAACGTAACAGCTTGGTTTTCACAAGAGTTTTAATGGGGTGTTAAAAGTCTACTGTTTAGGCAAAGATAAAGGGCTAGCCCGGCATAAAAATAAGCCCAGCTCATTTTAAGAGAGAAGTGCTAAAAggtaaatataaaaactaaatggGGACAAAACTGGAAAGTGACGCATAGAAATTCTAGGTTTTATTCATAATCAGCACTTCAGCAGCTATAAAAACATAAAGCTTCACTTAGCTCTAGGGTTTGGGGGCGCGCTTAAATTCGAAAACTCGAGTGGAACAAAAACCTCGACCGAGAAtggtaaattttctttaaattaactttattatctttatttttctgtaattcttttGTGAGACATGAACATGACACGTTTTTTGTTCTCTTTGTTATGGATCCGTTACCTGTGTGTAATTATATGTGTGGTGCAAAATTTATAATGGGTACTAATGATTTGTTGTTTTACCTCTTTTATCATCTGGGTTTGGTTtagttttccttatttttttggtatttttggTGAAAGCTATTGTCTTTTTGCATATAAAGTGTTGATAAAGTGAATGGTGAATTGACtgtttgtaatgattttgattttttctgtGTTGGGTGAACGTGTCTGTGTTTAGTAGATagtgtttttatttgtgttttgcTCATTTCCTTGCCTTTTGATTAGTTCTCTGGAAGGATTTTGTAGATAATAATgcaataatgaattaaattaaaaataaaatttagtggGATTGAAGAAGGTAGTTACTCCTATCATTGTATGTTCAGAAAATGCTTTGGTTTGACCGACCTTGGGAAATTAGACATCTTTAAATGATGGTTATGTAGCGGGAGATTTGCTTTTGTGGTGTTGGCTTGAGCTGATTGTCAGTGAAGCTGGCTAAAGATTTTCTTGTACTTCTTGATGTGCATTCTATTTGACttttggggaaaaaatatCTGCTCCTGTTTAAATGGTTGAATGGCTTGAAGTTAGCACAAGTCCGTATCAGTTAACAAATTGAACCACAATACTCATTTATGTATATATTCAATTAGCCAATGCTTGCTTATTGTACTTTTGTAATTAATGCTCACAGTTGTTTTGAATGTTTTCTAATCTGTCTTTCTTGTCCAGTGTTCCCTGCTGCTTCGCATTTATGCATTAGCTTGTGTTTTgcttgttgatttttttattttttatttttatttatttgtttttggtgTTTAACTTTGATTTGAATTGTGATTGAGTTCATCCAACATTTGCTGATAATTTAACTCATGATGCATGAAACATTTTTAAGTTCATTTggtattttacaatattttcttctgctGCTTACTTTGTAGTTTTTGTTGTGTTGCACAGCCTAAGCAGATACACGAGATCAAGGATTTCCTTCTCACCGCCAGAAGGAAGGATGCACGCTCTGTGAAAATCAAGAGAAGCAGAGATGTTGTCAAGTTCAAGGTTCGCTGCTCTAAGTACCTTTACACCCTTTGTGTGTTCGACTCAGAGAAGGCCGACAAGTTGAAGCAGTCTCTTCCTCCAGGTATGTTGTTGATTGAAATACTTCGTCAGTTTCTGATGCACAGAGCTATTATGACTCATTGTAATACGTAGTGAAATCTTTGTCTTTCCAATGCTTTTCTAGAATTAATTTCTGTCTCTGCATTTCATGTATGCAGGTTTGAGCGTCCAAGACCTGTGAGTGTATGCGAGCTTGTCTTAATTTACTAGGCGATGAGAGCTGCTTTTTTACATTTCATGCTGTTTTCGCATAGTAGAAATATTGTGTGGATTTGAGCGTATtggataattgttatttttagagGATGCGGATCTTTTTGCCAGTTGATTTATGGACGTTGAAACTTGGTTTGCACAATTGCAACTTTTTGCCTACTACATTATCTTCAGTTTAATTTCTGGATGAAATCTTGACAAATCATTCCTCCACAGATTGTTGTTAGGTATTTGAGATATGTATTTGAGTTAGAAGTATTAATCAACTATTAAGCTCAAAATCTGGGTGAATTCGGTTAGGGAATATGAAGTTGTGTTAGTCCTAAATTTCATTAACTGGAAAGTTGGGAACCcgttaaaaattcatcaatttttgGTTTGGTAATAGGTATATGTGGAGGTTTTGATGCTTTTAGTGTTTAGTGTATGGAGTGTGATATGGGCTAGCCGGCCGGTAGCAAGTCCTACTAGTTGCCATACTTATTGCCATCGGAGGCAAAGGTCTAAGGTCTTCGGCCTCGGAGTTtaatggaattcaaatttcattttgagttgtttttggtattgaattaataattgttaggtgaaataaataaaacaaatgaaaatttaaaataattgtaactaTTGATTCAGCAACACTGAATTTTTATCCTAGCCATAAATAAAAGGTAGTACTTTAAACACTTAAGAAAATCTcttgataaaataattctcCCTGTATtgtcttttcttctttatttgaatCCTAAGTGAGAAGAATTTGAATGTCAATAATTAGTAAAGGGGCCTTATCAGAACACTGAAGGGATGTTAAAAACACAATTCCAAATGAAAGCTCCAATAAATTTGGTTTTGTCCAATTCTATAACGGATTGGGATCCGGTGTTGTGCTGGCTTCTTATTCAACTTCTACAAATCATATTTCTCTCGTCTACTTCGGCTGTTAATGGGTGGGATTGGTtcccttttcaattttttctactttttaaaaaatgcatcgtattgaaataaaatcttaattataaaacatcgCGCTTTTTTCTTCCAGCTTGTTTGCTTTCAGCCTCATCATGCATTCTTGAAACAGACTTCACTTCCATCGTCATCATCGTGATATCAATTGAAGAaagtttgaaaagaaaaaaattcaatatggttttttcttttttgcatatttttttCGTTAATTAAAGTGGCTGCAACAAAGATTAGTTTAGAAAATTCAATCGATTTATGCTGCAAACCGAGACTAGGCATGGGGTTTGATCTAGAAGAAGCAAACACTTCTTGAAAGTCACACGCTGGCTGTTAATCAAAACCTCCAAAAATATATGTCCATGGTTGATTCTCGATTTGAGGAGCTGCGGTCAACTGATGCTTTGACGTATTAATTCTGCTgctaagttaaataaaataaggtattttcaaaagcaaaatggAATACATAGATAAAACATCATCTTAAACAAATCACAATCTAGAATTAGAGCATTTTCGACATGCCTAAGGAAAAAGATTACGTGAAAATGGGTGACTCATTTGCTAAGGAGTGTTGATTTGATTGGCTCTGCAAATTCTCTTGGGGCTCGGTTCCAATTCCTCTACATCCGAAGTTCCACTCGCGCTTGACAAATCATCCAATTTCCAAACTTCGGTAGCGAAATTGATAGTAAAAGTGTTGTCTTTGGTCTCGCTGGGATTTGCATATACTGGACATACTCCGCAACGTTTTATACCCTTTAGGTTACGCTCAGCGAAGAACTTAAATGTGGCAGTTGTATGATGGTAACCATCAGGAAACCCAACATTCAAGCAAGGTTTAAAACCAAGTATGACATGATCTGAATCAATGTGGTCTTCAATAAAGCGCGAATTGTAACCCAGATCAACATGTTTGGTTTCAGAGAGAGTCTTTATTTCTAAGTCCAATTGACACTTGACGTAAAAATAACGAAAACAATCAGAACAAACTTGCTTTAAATCAGGAACAGCACAAAAAGCAAACCCGATTAAGTTTCTGCAAAAAGAGTGCGGTGGCAGTTGAATACATATCGAAGATCCTGAACTTTGATTGCTGAACCAGTCAGGAATTTCGCTCCCAGGTAAAACAATTAGGGATCCTCTGAGTTCAGAAATTTTCTGCgaaatgacatttaaaaaaagaaaattgtaaaatgaaaaccaTGATTTCAGATATAACAAAGAGGGACAGAGTAAACAAGAGAGGGAATTTGATACCTGGTTGATTGCCTTTTCATAGCCCAATCTCAGTGATGCAATTGCCATATGCCGAATTCTTAGTAGTGAATCTGCCAAAATCTTGTTGTTTGCTTTTCCATTCAGTTTCAAGCAGTTAGTGAACCCAAAATAAATTGGTTGTGACTCCAGACTTCCGGGTGCCCATTGAAGAAGGTCCGGAGAGGGTTTGGATAGCGTTTCGAGTACGGATGCATCTAGTTCTTGCAGACATGACGGAATCTCTGGCAAAGATTGAAGCCGGTTGCAGTTCCATGCGTTTAGTGATTGTAGACACAATGAAAGTTCTGGTAATGACCGAAGCATGTTACAATCCCCCAAGTAAAGATATTTTAGGCACAATGGAAGTTCTGGTAATGACCGAAGCATGTTACAACCCGTCAAGTTAAGAGATTCTAGACACAATGGAAGTGCTGGTAATGACCGAAGCATGTTACAACCCGTCAAGTTAAGAGATTCTAGACACAATGGAAGTGCTGGTAATGACTGAAGCATCTTACAATCCCTCAATTCAAGAGATTTTAGGCACAATGGAAGTTCTGGTAATGACTGAAGCATCTTACAATCCTCCAAGTGAAGAGACCTCAGCCGCGACAGTTGCTTGATACTTGCAGGTAAACTCTCAAAGTTATTTCCACTTAGATGCAAGCCTGTCAGTGAGGATAGACAGGCAATCTCTTGTGGAATTTCCATTACAGCAGAGTAACTTATACGTAGAAGTCCCAAAGAAGATAAACCTAATAATAATGATCGAGGCAATGATACCAAACCTTTGCAGCTAGAGAAATCAAGAATTCCAAGTACGTTTGAATCTGCAACAGAGGATGGTAGTTGACTAATAGCTGATCCAGCTGCTGAGATGTGAcccaaagattttaaattgcCAATGTTATCCGGCAACTTATCAAGTTTAGAGCAATCTTCTACGAACAATACTTCAAGCCCCGGTAGATTTTCAAATGACGATGGCAGCTCTGTAATTGCCGTCCGGCCTAAATAGATGCGTTTTAAATGTTCCATTTTCTCCAAGATTTCTGGGAAACACTCCAGGTTCAAGCAGCCATTAAGGAAAAGATCAACCAAAGATCTCAATTTACAAAACCTAGTTGAAATCCTCTTCAGCCGTTTGCAATTCCTCAAATACAACACTTCAAGATCAGTTAGGCACTCTATTGATGATGGAACTTCTTCTATTGCAGACTGGTCTAAGTATAGCCGTGTAATTTTCCCAGAAATCTGTGGAAACTCTACGAGACTAACACAATAGGAGAAATTAATAGTTACTGGACAAACAAAATGAAGATTGCTTGGAAAAGACCTAAGACTTTTGCAGCCCATAAAATCCAACCTACTGAGATACTTGAAATTCTGGATAGATGAGGGAACACAAGCCTTTTCTCCTTCCCAAAGTTGCTCAACTTTACTGAAACGCAAATTCAGTTCAACAAGGTTCTTTGGCTTGAAATTTGATGGCAGTGTCCTTAATGGATATGTGTCCCAATGAAGATATCTCAATTTTTTAGGAAGACAATCTAGGCCTTTTGGAAGCTGCACTTTAGAGTATGAAAGTTGCTCTTCAATGCTCATACTTAGAAGCTCTTCAATCTCATAAAACTTAGGTACATAAAATTTGAGCAATCTCATACTAGACATATTTGTGAAGGCTCCGGGGTCTAAATTGATGCCTTTTATTTTGGACAAATTCAGAAATATGCCTTCAATTGCATTGGTccccttataaaaaaaaaaaaaaaacaaacaaagaatGGGTAAGCctaaaacagaaaagaaacaTTCGTAAACTTTATTAACTAAGAGgtttttaaacaaaaacaaattatgcaatctttgattttatttttttaatatattaaatatctatatgcgagaaaagaaaattttggggACCATTGCAAAATTAaactaaccaaaaaaaaaattcaaaatttctctaatttaCAAACTTGTTATCTTAATATTTAGAAGTTGAAAAGACAAGGCCTATTTGATTGGTATAAgatttcgattttttttttttagtccaTAGAATCCAAAatgttaattcaaaattagggaaaaaaatgaaagtcatttttttttctactaaCTGTAATTGTATCCAAATCAAATTGAGATACGACCCTTTTTGAAAGGATTTAACCATCTTACAGTCTCCTTAAGGTACATTTTTAAGCTAAAAGGAGTGATTGGAGGTAGAACTAGGTGGGCCAATCAGTCCATTTTATTAATGACTGTTGCTTACAAAAATTATACTCTAAAACACACttacttttttgaaaaaaaatataattatattgaagTAGAACCAGGTGGGCCAATCCTCATGGCACTCACTTTGTTCTGACACtcttcattaaatttaaagaaaaataaaattatactctTCACACTCTTATTCAACattccaaaattgaaaaaatctggagttttctttaaaaatttaaaatttgaagactTGTTCTCTTGACACCCTTAGTCATTAATTTTAcctaattatgatttttatgattttggcTGTTTTGTTCATAAAAATGCTTTTACTAAAGGATGTtctagtaataataaaatttataaaaaaacacaTGGGTGTGCTGGTATGGTTGGAAAAATATGAGTGCATAActccaaacaaataaaaaaaaaatatatatatatatatatatatatatatatatatatatatatatagaggaCAGTGATCCAATCTAGGAGTCCCGGATTGAATCATTGTGGGAGTCCCGGATTGAATGATTGTCCACCATGTGCAGCCACTAGTGGCTTTTGGATTGAAATCCAAAGGCCACTAGTTTTTgaccctatatatatatataaaatggaGGATTCTTACCTTATTATGCTTTAGTACGCGGCGGATTTCCTTAGGATCCCACAACCTGCTGCGTTTGCCTGGCTCTTTCTCAGATTCTTGGCGAACAATCTGTCGCCCCATTTCTTGCaataaatcatgcatttgcaAGCCATTATATGACACTGTTATGAGTGACTTGTCCACGAGGACATCCAGTCTGTGAGACCCAGAATCATCAAGTATCCTTGTCACAAAATCTTTATCCTCTCCCTCAAAGAAACAAGCAATATCTAGAAATACACTCTTGACATTGGGCGTTAATTCATTAAAACTAATCtttaatatatcataaatattatgaatATCAGATTCACAAATCCGATTTAAGTCGTCCAATACGTTTCCCCAATGGCTTTTCCTCTTGAGGGAGGAACCCAACACTTTAAGAACTAATGGATTGCCATCAGCATACTTTACAACTCTCCGTGAGTCACGTTTGAAATCTTCAGGACAATGCTTTTCTTTAAAAGCGAAGTTACAGAAATGCTCGAAAGCCTCATCAAATTTCAATCCATGAACCCTATATATTTTCTCCACTGGAAACGTCTCGAGGACATGTTTATTCCTAGTGGTGATGACAATTCTACTTCCTGGACCATACTGATCAAGCCCTCCAATCAAACCCTCTAATTGTCCATCTTTACTCACATCATCAAGCACAATCAACACCTTCATGCGTCGGACCCTCTCTTTAGTAAATTGTGGAATATTGGGACCATCTACTTTAAGTTTTTCTCTTAATATCCTTGAAAGAATTTGCTTTTGTAGATCTTCTAATCCATCCCCTCGTTCTATATTTCTCCTAACATCTGACATAAAGCAGCTACCTTCAAACTCTCTGGagaattgattgaaaatagCTGTGGCAAGGGTGGTTTTGCCTATACCACCCATGCCCCAAATTCCAACAATTTGGACAGTATCCGACAAATCCATGCACAGAAATGGTTTAATCTGCTCAATTCGTGAATTTAATCCAACTAGGCCATTGGATGAGTCCGTTGACACTGTTATTTTTTCCATCTTCTTCAAAACATCTTCGACAATTTTGCTTACAAGTTGGGCATCATGCCTAATATGAAGGTGCAAAGATGCAAAAACATTGAGTCAAATCGGGCCAACACAGAAACAGAGATAAGATAAATTAGGAAAGAGAGTTACCTGAATTTCGTGGATTCGTGGCCAGCTAGATGGGATGTTTCTATCAGTGCACCCCTCCACTTCTGAACCATTTCTGGCTTCTCTTTGAACTGTTGTTTCAGCTGATCAAAACCGTGCCCAAAACTTCCAGTTTGATGCCGCACATCGGACGGACTTACGCTATAGAAAACTGGAATAACGATTTGGCCGTTTGTGTGCTTGCATTCAAGAATCTTGACAAGTTCATTCAGGCACCATTTTGAAGAAGCGTAGTCCTTTGAGAAAATGACCACCGAAATTTTTGAACCTTCGATTGCGTTCAAAAGAGCAGGTGAAATCTCATCGCCTCGCCTAACCTCCTCATCATCAATAAACGTTTTGATTTTCGTTCTTtcattcaaattataatagaGATGGCATGTAAAGCTCACGCGAGTGTCCTCTCCTCTGAAACTGAGGAATACATCATAAttgcaagaagaagaagaagaagaagcagccATGAaggaaattttagaaatttggTGACAGAAACAGAGAATTAATCTTGAGAGTTGAGAGGGGATATGTAAGAATGAAAATGCGTAAAtagtaaataattgaattaatctGGCCAGTAAATAGTAAATAATTGAATGGCCGGAGCTTTCTTAGTTTCCTGGAAATTTCCTGGAGCTTTCGTATACATGATTTGTCAAGTCAAGAAACATAATCATGATAATGGGGCAGACCAGgaaggaaagaaaatttgatcCAACCAATAAAGGAAGGAAaagtaaagaaagaaaatttgaaagtagATTCAGAGAATTATAAAAAGCTAAAGGATATTGGAATTTGGTACAATTTCTCTATCACGGTTTGGATTAAGATTTGAGCAAGCATTCACCTAAATTTTACCTCTGCTGTAAATTCttaagttttgaaaattatgagaCCTTTATATTGGGAGATATTATAATCgaatcaaaaattaaaattttaatattattaatctttaatcttttaaagaaaaattgaacaaCTGAGTAATTTCTAACATAGAAAAAGTTGTCCACGGTAAGTTATAAGTCTAGTCAAGCACATGCATAGAGCTAGCTAGAACAagagaaccaaaaaaaaaaaagtgataatGTGTATGGGTCCTTGAAAGGAAAAGCAAAATCGCTTGGTGGCCCAGCAAACTTAAGACCGAATACGTTTTTACATAATATGTCAAGCACATAAATGACAAAAgtcatttaatttctcttttacatgttattaatttttgtaacacGGGGAGGCAACATATGCATAATCAAGTGAGGCAAAAGGGTTTCAAATTATGGTGGCAAAACGTGAAGAAGGATGCcaactgaattttttttttacaaaattcaagcTCATAAATGACAAAAGCCATTT encodes:
- the LOC102618807 gene encoding TMV resistance protein N-like isoform X1, whose protein sequence is MAASSSSSSCNYDVFLSFRGEDTRVSFTCHLYYNLNERTKIKTFIDDEEVRRGDEISPALLNAIEGSKISVVIFSKDYASSKWCLNELVKILECKHTNGQIVIPVFYSVSPSDVRHQTGSFGHGFDQLKQQFKEKPEMVQKWRGALIETSHLAGHESTKFRHDAQLVSKIVEDVLKKMEKITVSTDSSNGLVGLNSRIEQIKPFLCMDLSDTVQIVGIWGMGGIGKTTLATAIFNQFSREFEGSCFMSDVRRNIERGDGLEDLQKQILSRILREKLKVDGPNIPQFTKERVRRMKVLIVLDDVSKDGQLEGLIGGLDQYGPGSRIVITTRNKHVLETFPVEKIYRVHGLKFDEAFEHFCNFAFKEKHCPEDFKRDSRRVVKYADGNPLVLKVLGSSLKRKSHWGNVLDDLNRICESDIHNIYDILKISFNELTPNVKSVFLDIACFFEGEDKDFVTRILDDSGSHRLDVLVDKSLITVSYNGLQMHDLLQEMGRQIVRQESEKEPGKRSRLWDPKEIRRVLKHNKGTNAIEGIFLNLSKIKGINLDPGAFTNMSSMRLLKFYVPKFYEIEELLSMSIEEQLSYSKVQLPKGLDCLPKKLRYLHWDTYPLRTLPSNFKPKNLVELNLRFSKVEQLWEGEKACVPSSIQNFKYLSRLDFMGCKSLRSFPSNLHFVCPVTINFSYCVSLVEFPQISGKITRLYLDQSAIEEVPSSIECLTDLEVLYLRNCKRLKRISTRFCKLRSLVDLFLNGCLNLECFPEILEKMEHLKRIYLGRTAITELPSSFENLPGLEVLFVEDCSKLDKLPDNIGNLKSLGHISAAGSAISQLPSSVADSNVLGILDFSSCKGLVSLPRSLLLGLSSLGLLRISYSAVMEIPQEIACLSSLTGLHLSGNNFESLPASIKQLSRLRSLHLEDCKMLQSLPELPLCLKSLELRDCKMLQSLPALPLCLESLNLTGCNMLRSLPALPLCLESLNLTGCNMLRSLPELPLCLKYLYLGDCNMLRSLPELSLCLQSLNAWNCNRLQSLPEIPSCLQELDASVLETLSKPSPDLLQWAPGSLESQPIYFGFTNCLKLNGKANNKILADSLLRIRHMAIASLRLGYEKAINQKISELRGSLIVLPGSEIPDWFSNQSSGSSICIQLPPHSFCRNLIGFAFCAVPDLKQVCSDCFRYFYVKCQLDLEIKTLSETKHVDLGYNSRFIEDHIDSDHVILGFKPCLNVGFPDGYHHTTATFKFFAERNLKGIKRCGVCPVYANPSETKDNTFTINFATEVWKLDDLSSASGTSDVEELEPSPKRICRANQINTP
- the LOC102618807 gene encoding TMV resistance protein N-like isoform X2, with product MAASSSSSSCNYDVFLSFRGEDTRVSFTCHLYYNLNERTKIKTFIDDEEVRRGDEISPALLNAIEGSKISVVIFSKDYASSKWCLNELVKILECKHTNGQIVIPVFYSVSPSDVRHQTGSFGHGFDQLKQQFKEKPEMVQKWRGALIETSHLAGHESTKFRHDAQLVSKIVEDVLKKMEKITVSTDSSNGLVGLNSRIEQIKPFLCMDLSDTVQIVGIWGMGGIGKTTLATAIFNQFSREFEGSCFMSDVRRNIERGDGLEDLQKQILSRILREKLKVDGPNIPQFTKERVRRMKVLIVLDDVSKDGQLEGLIGGLDQYGPGSRIVITTRNKHVLETFPVEKIYRVHGLKFDEAFEHFCNFAFKEKHCPEDFKRDSRRVVKYADGNPLVLKVLGSSLKRKSHWGNVLDDLNRICESDIHNIYDILKISFNELTPNVKSVFLDIACFFEGEDKDFVTRILDDSGSHRLDVLVDKSLITVSYNGLQMHDLLQEMGRQIVRQESEKEPGKRSRLWDPKEIRRVLKHNKISGKITRLYLDQSAIEEVPSSIECLTDLEVLYLRNCKRLKRISTRFCKLRSLVDLFLNGCLNLECFPEILEKMEHLKRIYLGRTAITELPSSFENLPGLEVLFVEDCSKLDKLPDNIGNLKSLGHISAAGSAISQLPSSVADSNVLGILDFSSCKGLVSLPRSLLLGLSSLGLLRISYSAVMEIPQEIACLSSLTGLHLSGNNFESLPASIKQLSRLRSLHLEDCKMLQSLPELPLCLKSLELRDCKMLQSLPALPLCLESLNLTGCNMLRSLPALPLCLESLNLTGCNMLRSLPELPLCLKYLYLGDCNMLRSLPELSLCLQSLNAWNCNRLQSLPEIPSCLQELDASVLETLSKPSPDLLQWAPGSLESQPIYFGFTNCLKLNGKANNKILADSLLRIRHMAIASLRLGYEKAINQKISELRGSLIVLPGSEIPDWFSNQSSGSSICIQLPPHSFCRNLIGFAFCAVPDLKQVCSDCFRYFYVKCQLDLEIKTLSETKHVDLGYNSRFIEDHIDSDHVILGFKPCLNVGFPDGYHHTTATFKFFAERNLKGIKRCGVCPVYANPSETKDNTFTINFATEVWKLDDLSSASGTSDVEELEPSPKRICRANQINTP
- the LOC102610590 gene encoding 60S ribosomal protein L38, with amino-acid sequence MPKQIHEIKDFLLTARRKDARSVKIKRSRDVVKFKVRCSKYLYTLCVFDSEKADKLKQSLPPGLSVQDL